In Meiothermus sp. QL-1, the genomic window CCAAGGTAGGTCTCTTCGGTCCTAGGGTAGCCTTGGCAGGCCCGTGGCCTGTTTGGAGAGGGATGTGAGCATGCGCGCTCTGGCAGTCTGGTTCCTCTTGGTTTTCTCGGTTTCGGCTTTTGCGCACGAGCGGGTGGAAGTGGGTCCCTTTGTGTTCGCGGTGGGCCAGCTCAACGAGCCCTCCATGGCGGGCGAGGTCAACGGCCTCGACCTCATCATCCGCCGCAAAGCGGACAACACCCCGGTGGTGGGGGTGGAAAAGAACCTCACCGTGGAGATCATCGGCCCTTCGGGGCAGCGCCGGGTCTATAGGTGGTCGGACGATCCCAAGGACATCTACCGCCTGCGGCCCCAGCCCGGGGCGGACCGGGCCGGGCGGTACATGACCAGGTGGATCCTGGCGGTCCCGGGGCAGTACCAGGTGCGGGTCTACGGGGAGATCGAGGGCGTGGCCTTCGACTTCACGGTGGGGGGGAGCACCTTCAACATCCGCGATAGGAGCCTGTTCGAGGTACGATGAAACGCCTGCTCCTTGGGGTCATCCCGGCCCTGGCCGGGATGGCCCTGGCCCACGCCTACCTGGTCAGCAGCAGCCCCCCGGAGAACGCCCGCCTGGAGGCTCCCCCTACCGAGGTGCGGCTGGGCTTCACCGAGGCGGTGGTGCTGCCCTTCTCCCTCTTCAGGGTTTACCGGCTCGAGGCCCCCGGCAATCCCCGTCAGGCGGCAGAGGCCCTGGCCGCGCGGGTGCTGGCCCGGCGGGAGGACCCTCCTGGGCGGGTTGACCTGGGCCTGAAGACCCAGGGCCGCAGCGCGGAGAATGTGGTCCTGGCGCTCGAGCCCGGCCTGAGGCCCGGGGTGTACGTGGTCGTCTGGCGGGTGCTTTCGGTGGACACCCACGTGACCTCGGGTTTCTACCTGTTCACCTACCAGCCTCCAGGAGGCCGCCCATGAGGTGGGGCCTGGTCCTCTTAGGCGGGCTGGCCCTGGCCCACGCCGAGTACAAAAGCTCGGTTCCCCCGGCGGGGGCGGTGCTCAGGCTTCCGCCCAAAACCGTCACCGTCCACTTCACCGAGCCGGTGGAGGTGCGGCTTTCCACCTTCAAGGTCTATCCCCTCG contains:
- a CDS encoding copper resistance CopC family protein, translating into MKRLLLGVIPALAGMALAHAYLVSSSPPENARLEAPPTEVRLGFTEAVVLPFSLFRVYRLEAPGNPRQAAEALAARVLARREDPPGRVDLGLKTQGRSAENVVLALEPGLRPGVYVVVWRVLSVDTHVTSGFYLFTYQPPGGRP